The proteins below come from a single Streptomyces tubercidicus genomic window:
- a CDS encoding glycoside hydrolase family 15 protein: MDRYPPIAEHGLVGDLQTAALVSSQGVVDWFAAPRFDSPSIFAALLDHDGGGYLRLAPEHPEVTCKQLYYPDTAILVTRFMSPDGVGEVVDLMPPDRTRTASDRHTLIRVVRAVRGTVDFMLECRPRFDYGRVEHRLELGEDSGLFRAPGMDAHLQTSFPLERDGQDVCGRVTLRAGESGGAVFTVCASGGEAPPPLTADGLTAQVDDTGLFWQRWLRQSRYRGRWPELVHRSAITLKLLTYAPTGALIAAATMGLPEQVGGERNWDYRFTWVRDGSLSVRAMLDLGFVEEATAFVHWLVDRLHDREGKEEEPLQTMYRIDGNPDLPEETLEHFEGYRGSSPVRIGNGAADQLQLDIYGEALYAVSQGHEIGQQATYRGWKAMARALDWFADAWDRPDEGIWETRGGRQNFTYSRVMSWVALDHGMRLAEHFRMPADVEKWRSARNAILEQVMENGWSEQEGAFVQHYGGDVLDASLLLMPRVGFIAPKDPAWLSTLDAMDRKLVSDSLVYRYDPAASPDGLRGSEGTFSLCTFLYVDALARAGRLTQARYTFEKMQTYANHVGLFAEEVGPTGEQLGNFPQAFTHLSLIMAATTLDQALDAEQGR; encoded by the coding sequence ATGGATCGCTACCCTCCCATCGCCGAGCACGGCCTGGTGGGCGACCTGCAGACCGCCGCACTCGTCTCGTCGCAGGGCGTCGTGGACTGGTTCGCCGCTCCCCGGTTCGACTCGCCCAGTATCTTCGCCGCGCTGCTCGATCACGACGGCGGCGGGTACCTTCGGCTGGCTCCCGAGCACCCCGAGGTGACCTGCAAGCAGCTCTACTACCCCGACACGGCCATTCTGGTGACCCGGTTCATGTCACCGGACGGCGTGGGCGAAGTGGTTGATCTCATGCCGCCGGACCGGACCCGCACCGCTAGCGACCGTCACACCCTGATACGCGTTGTGCGTGCCGTGCGGGGAACCGTCGACTTCATGCTTGAGTGCCGGCCGCGCTTCGACTACGGCCGGGTCGAGCACCGGCTGGAGCTCGGCGAGGACAGCGGCCTGTTCCGCGCCCCGGGGATGGACGCACACCTGCAGACCTCCTTCCCGCTGGAGCGGGACGGCCAGGATGTGTGCGGCAGGGTGACGCTGAGGGCCGGCGAGTCGGGCGGCGCCGTGTTCACGGTCTGCGCCTCCGGCGGCGAGGCGCCCCCACCTCTGACGGCCGACGGGCTCACCGCGCAGGTCGACGACACCGGCCTCTTCTGGCAGCGCTGGCTGCGCCAGTCCCGCTACCGGGGACGGTGGCCCGAGCTGGTGCACCGCTCGGCCATCACCCTCAAGCTCCTCACCTACGCCCCCACCGGCGCTCTGATCGCGGCTGCCACCATGGGCCTGCCCGAACAGGTCGGCGGAGAGCGGAACTGGGACTACCGGTTCACCTGGGTACGCGACGGCTCGCTGTCCGTGCGGGCCATGCTGGACCTCGGCTTCGTCGAGGAAGCCACCGCCTTCGTCCACTGGCTCGTGGACAGGCTGCACGACCGCGAAGGCAAGGAGGAAGAGCCGCTCCAGACGATGTACCGGATCGACGGCAATCCGGACCTGCCGGAGGAGACACTCGAACACTTCGAGGGCTACCGCGGCTCCTCCCCCGTCCGCATCGGCAACGGCGCCGCCGACCAGCTCCAGCTGGACATCTACGGCGAGGCCCTCTACGCGGTGTCCCAGGGCCACGAGATCGGGCAGCAGGCCACCTACCGCGGTTGGAAGGCGATGGCCAGGGCGCTGGACTGGTTCGCCGATGCCTGGGACCGGCCGGACGAGGGCATCTGGGAGACTCGCGGCGGCCGCCAGAACTTCACCTACAGCCGGGTGATGTCCTGGGTCGCCCTCGACCACGGGATGCGCCTGGCCGAGCACTTCCGCATGCCCGCCGACGTGGAGAAGTGGCGCAGCGCAAGGAACGCCATCCTTGAGCAGGTCATGGAAAACGGCTGGAGCGAGCAGGAGGGCGCCTTCGTCCAGCACTACGGCGGTGACGTCCTGGACGCTTCCCTGTTGCTCATGCCGAGGGTCGGCTTCATCGCCCCGAAGGACCCTGCGTGGCTCTCCACGCTCGACGCGATGGACCGCAAGCTCGTCTCCGACAGCCTCGTCTACCGCTACGACCCGGCGGCATCGCCGGACGGGCTGCGCGGCTCGGAGGGCACCTTCAGTCTGTGCACCTTCCTCTACGTCGACGCACTGGCCCGGGCGGGTCGGCTGACCCAGGCCCGCTACACCTTCGAGAAGATGCAGACCTACGCCAACCACGTCGGGCTCTTCGCCGAGGAGGTCGGTCCGACCGGGGAGCAACTGGGCAACTTCCCGCAGGCGTTCACCCACCTGTCGCTCATCATGGCGGCCACCACCCTCGACCAGGCGCTCGACGCGGAACAAGGGCGCTGA
- a CDS encoding cyclase family protein, giving the protein MVTRARPAKPPRLTADEFDVLYRRLLSRTAWASGDRGALEALTPARVLAAAREVRTGRTVTLAAPVETLPGPDNPEPARHRMSGQPEEDVSVGLHFARDSFAMNVHGDADSHIDALCHVIYNGTLHGGVAASSVTADGATTLSIKAARDGIVGRGVLLDIPRLRGVRWLEPGDHVTADDLTAAETAQRVRVTEGDLLFVRVGHRRRRTELGAWHAADARAGLHPSALEFLADRRVAVLGGDGNNDTAPSSTDGVDFPVHVLAIHAMGLHLLDYLQFEDLVPLCAAEGRWSFLCVIAPLRLPDATGSPVNPIAVL; this is encoded by the coding sequence ATGGTCACTCGTGCCCGTCCGGCGAAACCGCCCCGGCTGACCGCGGACGAGTTCGACGTCCTGTACCGGCGTCTGCTCTCCCGCACCGCCTGGGCCTCGGGGGACCGCGGTGCTCTGGAAGCGCTCACTCCCGCCCGGGTGCTGGCCGCCGCCCGGGAGGTGCGGACCGGCCGGACGGTGACGCTCGCCGCGCCGGTGGAGACGCTGCCCGGTCCGGACAATCCGGAGCCCGCGAGGCACCGGATGAGCGGGCAGCCGGAGGAAGACGTCTCGGTTGGGCTCCACTTCGCGAGGGACAGCTTCGCGATGAACGTGCACGGCGACGCCGACAGCCACATCGACGCCCTCTGTCACGTGATCTACAACGGCACACTGCACGGCGGCGTGGCCGCGAGCAGCGTTACGGCGGACGGGGCCACCACGCTCTCCATCAAGGCGGCTCGGGACGGGATCGTCGGACGCGGAGTGCTGCTGGACATCCCGCGGCTGCGTGGCGTGCGGTGGCTCGAACCGGGTGATCATGTGACCGCCGATGACCTGACCGCGGCCGAGACCGCCCAGCGCGTCCGCGTGACCGAGGGCGACCTTCTCTTCGTCCGGGTCGGCCACCGCCGACGCCGCACCGAACTGGGAGCCTGGCACGCGGCGGACGCGCGCGCCGGACTCCATCCGTCCGCGCTGGAGTTCCTGGCCGACCGGCGGGTCGCCGTGCTCGGGGGCGACGGCAACAACGACACCGCCCCCAGTTCCACCGACGGCGTCGACTTCCCCGTACATGTGCTGGCGATCCACGCCATGGGCCTTCACCTGCTGGACTACCTGCAGTTCGAGGACCTGGTGCCGCTCTGCGCGGCGGAGGGGCGCTGGTCGTTCCTCTGTGTGATCGCCCCGCTGAGGCTGCCGGATGCCACCGGCTCACCGGTCAACCCCATCGCCGTCCTCTGA
- a CDS encoding gluconokinase — MPSVVVVMGVSGSGKSTVGGLLAQRLKVPFLEADDVHPAANRAKMAAGRPLDDEDRRPWLLSVAGWIRRATDDGQGGVVACSALKHEYRDLLRQAGAGVWFLYLALDRATADRRVAGRVDHFMPARLLDSQYGALEPLRPDEPGLTVDAAAAPETIVDEALRTMREIG; from the coding sequence ATGCCCTCGGTCGTGGTGGTCATGGGCGTCTCGGGTTCAGGGAAGTCGACCGTGGGAGGACTCCTCGCGCAGCGGCTCAAGGTGCCCTTCCTGGAGGCGGACGACGTCCACCCGGCCGCGAACCGGGCCAAGATGGCCGCAGGCCGCCCACTCGACGACGAGGATCGCCGTCCGTGGCTGCTGTCCGTCGCCGGCTGGATCCGCAGGGCAACCGACGACGGCCAGGGCGGGGTGGTGGCGTGCTCGGCACTCAAGCACGAGTACCGGGATCTGCTCCGCCAGGCAGGCGCAGGCGTGTGGTTCCTGTATCTGGCGCTCGACCGGGCGACCGCCGACCGACGGGTCGCAGGCCGCGTGGACCATTTCATGCCCGCCCGGCTGCTGGACTCCCAGTACGGCGCCCTCGAACCGCTGCGGCCGGACGAGCCCGGTCTGACCGTCGATGCGGCGGCCGCCCCGGAGACGATCGTCGACGAGGCGCTACGCACCATGCGGGAGATCGGGTGA
- a CDS encoding SDR family oxidoreductase produces MVAGKVENRGTTSAQLLRGQKALVTGANSGIGLATAVALGRAGADVVVNYVVGAHEAENVVKEIEGFGVRAYAHEADVSDEDQVTAMVARMVEEFGTIDIMVANAGLQRDAVVTEMTLAQWQKVIDVNLTGQFLCAREAAKEFIRRGVVEEVSRSAGKIICMSSVHQIIPWSGHVNYASSKGGVGMLMTTLAQELAPQRIRVNAVAPGAIRTPINRDAWSTPEAEADLLRLIPYRRVGDPDDIANAVVAMASDLLDYVVGTTLFVDGGMTLFPGFATGG; encoded by the coding sequence GTGGTGGCAGGAAAAGTCGAGAACCGCGGTACCACGTCCGCGCAGCTTCTCAGGGGCCAGAAGGCGCTGGTGACCGGCGCCAACTCGGGCATCGGCCTGGCGACCGCCGTTGCCCTGGGCCGGGCCGGAGCGGACGTCGTGGTGAACTACGTCGTCGGCGCGCACGAGGCAGAGAATGTCGTGAAGGAGATCGAGGGCTTCGGGGTCCGCGCCTACGCCCATGAAGCCGACGTGTCCGATGAGGACCAGGTGACCGCCATGGTCGCGCGGATGGTCGAGGAGTTCGGCACCATCGACATCATGGTGGCCAACGCGGGCCTCCAGCGGGACGCGGTCGTGACGGAGATGACGCTCGCCCAGTGGCAGAAGGTTATCGACGTCAACCTGACCGGCCAGTTCCTGTGCGCGCGGGAGGCCGCCAAGGAGTTCATCCGGCGCGGCGTGGTGGAGGAGGTCTCCCGTTCGGCCGGAAAGATCATCTGTATGAGCTCGGTCCACCAGATCATCCCGTGGTCGGGCCACGTGAACTACGCGTCCTCCAAGGGCGGCGTGGGCATGCTGATGACGACCCTCGCCCAGGAGCTGGCTCCCCAGCGGATCAGGGTCAACGCGGTCGCACCCGGCGCCATCCGCACGCCGATCAACCGCGACGCCTGGTCCACCCCCGAGGCCGAGGCCGACCTGCTGCGCCTGATTCCGTACCGCCGCGTGGGTGACCCGGACGACATCGCCAACGCCGTCGTCGCCATGGCGTCCGACCTGCTCGATTACGTCGTCGGCACCACGCTCTTCGTCGACGGCGGAATGACGCTCTTCCCAGGCTTCGCCACCGGAGGCTGA
- a CDS encoding ferredoxin, which produces MKVVVDLSRCQGYAQCAFLAPDAFRMHGEEALMYNPKPDDAQREQVLRAAAACPIQAILVDQLEGQDAPVETSP; this is translated from the coding sequence ATGAAAGTTGTCGTTGATCTTTCCCGGTGTCAGGGATATGCACAGTGCGCGTTCCTGGCTCCGGACGCTTTCCGGATGCACGGCGAGGAAGCGCTGATGTACAACCCGAAGCCCGACGACGCCCAGCGCGAACAGGTGCTGCGCGCCGCGGCGGCCTGCCCGATCCAGGCCATTCTGGTCGACCAGCTGGAGGGGCAGGACGCACCGGTGGAGACGTCGCCGTGA
- a CDS encoding NAD(P)/FAD-dependent oxidoreductase: MGSADALQAFRRDGRIVIVGASLAGLRAAEALREEGFTGSLTMIGDELGEPYDRPPLSKQVLTGWVAAGNTTLPRRRDIDAQWLLGVPADGLDLATNHVHLADGREVPFDRVLISTGVRARPWFVEAEAALDGVFVVRTREHAESLQRAMAAGPSRVVIIGAGFTGSEIASICRERDIPVTVAELAPAPLVGALGAMVGDVAADMQRTHGVDLRCGVKVTKLEGDAQGHFRRAHFSDGSTIDADVAVVALGGIRNTEWLRGSGLAAGPWGIACDTGCRALDLNGLITDDIFVAGDVARCPNPIYEYRLISLEHWVNAVEQAKVAAHNMLSGQADRWPHLSIPTFWSIQFGVNIKSVGVPTFADEVVVTQGSVPDHRFVAAYGYQGRVTAAVSFNNAKWLDHYRQLIETAAPFPPPCPTPDEPADAKPVPVDFPSPKLLAQGATVVVTGHDPGERRVTAAWQHHR, from the coding sequence ATGGGCAGCGCCGACGCCTTGCAAGCGTTCAGGCGTGACGGCCGCATCGTGATCGTCGGGGCGTCACTGGCGGGACTGCGGGCCGCGGAGGCTCTGCGCGAGGAGGGCTTCACCGGATCACTGACCATGATCGGTGACGAGCTGGGCGAGCCCTACGACCGGCCCCCGCTGTCCAAGCAGGTACTGACCGGGTGGGTGGCGGCCGGGAACACCACGCTGCCGCGTCGCCGTGACATCGATGCGCAGTGGCTGCTGGGCGTGCCCGCCGACGGGCTGGACCTGGCGACCAATCACGTACATCTCGCTGACGGCCGCGAGGTTCCCTTCGACCGCGTGCTGATCTCCACCGGAGTGCGGGCCCGGCCCTGGTTCGTCGAGGCCGAGGCCGCCCTGGACGGCGTGTTCGTCGTCCGCACCCGCGAGCACGCCGAGAGCCTGCAGCGGGCGATGGCGGCCGGGCCCTCCCGCGTAGTGATCATCGGCGCGGGCTTCACCGGCTCCGAGATCGCCTCCATCTGCCGCGAGCGGGACATCCCGGTGACCGTCGCCGAACTCGCACCGGCCCCGCTGGTCGGCGCGCTCGGCGCCATGGTCGGTGATGTCGCGGCGGACATGCAGCGCACCCACGGTGTCGACCTGCGCTGCGGCGTCAAAGTCACCAAGCTGGAAGGCGACGCCCAGGGGCACTTCCGCCGCGCCCACTTCTCCGACGGCAGCACCATCGATGCCGACGTGGCGGTGGTAGCGCTCGGTGGCATCCGCAACACCGAGTGGCTGCGCGGCTCGGGACTGGCGGCAGGTCCATGGGGCATCGCCTGCGACACGGGCTGCCGCGCCCTCGACCTCAACGGCCTGATCACGGACGACATCTTCGTCGCCGGAGACGTGGCACGCTGCCCGAACCCGATCTACGAATACCGACTCATCTCACTGGAACACTGGGTCAACGCCGTGGAGCAAGCCAAAGTCGCGGCGCACAACATGCTCAGCGGCCAGGCGGACCGCTGGCCACACCTGTCCATCCCGACGTTCTGGTCGATCCAGTTCGGCGTCAACATCAAGTCCGTCGGTGTACCGACCTTCGCCGACGAGGTCGTCGTCACCCAGGGATCCGTGCCCGACCACCGCTTCGTCGCCGCATACGGCTATCAGGGCCGCGTCACCGCGGCAGTCAGCTTCAACAACGCCAAGTGGCTCGACCATTACCGGCAGTTGATCGAGACGGCCGCGCCCTTCCCTCCCCCCTGCCCCACACCCGACGAGCCCGCCGACGCAAAACCCGTGCCCGTCGACTTCCCCAGCCCCAAGCTGCTCGCCCAGGGCGCCACCGTGGTCGTCACCGGCCACGACCCAGGAGAGCGGCGTGTCACCGCCGCGTGGCAGCACCACCGGTAG
- a CDS encoding cytochrome P450: MTTTHTPDTLHRILDFSSRADPYPLYAELRKTPVALQEDGSYVISTYRELTGILHDPHLSSDVRHLSRPMPAAEAHTTPSFINLDPPEHDRLRRLAMRHFGPPHTPGLVTGMEPDLTAVVNGLIDDFAGKERIDIVDDFAYPFPVTVICHLLGVPREDEPRFHVWVNGIVDSLDYNPKTDPKEKLDKGVQARNDLTQYLGGLLEQRHGRPGDDLLTRMANDDGPDGRMTDDEIVSTANLLLIAGHETTVNLITNGMLTLLRHPQILQRLRDEPDLIVPLVEELLRYEPPVHIIPWRAAYSDITVADTVIPKGSQIMLMLASGSHDPARFTDPDRFNPDRQDNQHLGFGSGIHLCFGGPMARLETQTALSALVRRLERPTLVTDPPPYRPSPILRGPIHLHIEQS, from the coding sequence ATGACCACGACCCACACGCCCGACACCCTGCACCGGATCCTCGACTTCTCCTCCCGCGCCGACCCCTATCCGCTCTACGCCGAACTGCGCAAGACACCGGTGGCCCTCCAGGAGGACGGCAGCTACGTCATCAGCACCTACCGCGAACTCACCGGCATCCTGCACGACCCACACCTGAGTTCCGACGTCCGCCACCTGTCACGGCCCATGCCCGCGGCCGAAGCACACACCACTCCCTCGTTCATCAACCTCGACCCGCCCGAGCACGACCGCCTGCGACGCCTGGCCATGCGGCACTTCGGCCCCCCGCACACCCCGGGCCTGGTGACCGGCATGGAACCCGACCTGACCGCCGTCGTCAACGGCCTGATCGACGACTTCGCGGGCAAGGAGCGGATCGACATCGTCGACGACTTCGCCTACCCGTTCCCCGTCACCGTGATCTGCCATCTGCTCGGCGTGCCACGCGAGGACGAACCACGGTTCCACGTGTGGGTGAACGGCATCGTCGACTCGCTCGACTACAACCCCAAGACCGACCCGAAGGAGAAACTCGACAAGGGCGTGCAGGCCAGGAATGACCTGACCCAATACCTCGGCGGACTGCTGGAACAACGCCACGGCCGGCCCGGCGACGACCTCCTGACACGGATGGCCAACGACGACGGACCCGACGGACGCATGACCGACGACGAAATCGTCAGCACCGCGAACCTGCTGCTCATCGCCGGCCACGAAACCACCGTCAACCTCATCACCAACGGCATGCTCACCCTGCTGCGCCACCCGCAGATACTGCAGCGGCTGCGCGACGAACCGGACCTGATCGTGCCGCTCGTCGAGGAACTGCTGCGCTATGAGCCCCCCGTGCACATCATTCCCTGGCGAGCGGCATACAGCGACATCACCGTCGCCGACACCGTCATCCCCAAGGGCTCGCAGATCATGCTCATGCTCGCCTCAGGCAGCCACGACCCGGCCCGCTTCACCGACCCCGACCGCTTCAACCCCGACCGACAGGACAACCAGCACCTGGGCTTCGGGAGCGGCATCCACCTGTGCTTCGGAGGTCCGATGGCCCGGCTGGAGACCCAAACCGCACTGAGCGCGCTCGTACGCCGCCTGGAACGCCCCACACTGGTCACCGACCCACCGCCCTACCGGCCCAGCCCTATCCTGCGAGGCCCCATCCACCTGCACATCGAACAGAGCTGA
- a CDS encoding transposase: protein MERHFPQLLAPVGIGPDTAVTLLITMGDNPERLGGEASFAVLCGVGPVERSSGSPQYRRLNRGGDRQANAALPRIVHTRLRFDPRTRD from the coding sequence GTGGAACGTCACTTCCCGCAGCTGCTTGCCCCGGTGGGCATCGGCCCGGACACCGCCGTCACCTTGTTGATCACGATGGGGGACAACCCGGAGCGCCTGGGCGGTGAGGCGTCCTTCGCCGTGCTGTGCGGGGTCGGCCCGGTCGAGCGCTCCTCGGGCAGTCCGCAGTACCGTCGCCTCAACCGCGGCGGTGACCGGCAGGCCAACGCCGCCCTGCCCCGGATCGTGCACACCAGGCTGCGCTTCGACCCGCGCACACGTGACTAA